The genomic window GCGTCTTGTCGATCTCGGCCAGCAGGTGCCCGCGCAGGGCCTCCGAGAGCTTCAAGAACCACTGCTCGGTGGTGCGGAAGATGACCGGGTTCTTGCAGCGCCAGCAGTGCGGATAGGAGTGGGAGATGTCCTTCTTGGCCAGGAGCAGGCCCCGCTCGGCGAGGTCGGCCACGATCTCGGGGTTGCCTTCCTTGAAGATGTTCTTCCCCTTCCACTGGGGAGCCTTGTCGGTGAACACGCCGGAGTTGTCGACGGGGTTCAATATCTGGAGGCCGTACTTGATGCCGGTGTGAAAGTCGTCCTCGCCGTGGCCGGGAGCCGTGTGGACGATGCCCGTGCCGTCCTCGGCGGTCACGTAGTCGGCCACGACCGTACGGCCGCTGTGGTCCGCGGCGGAGGGCGGGAACGGCAGAGCGTAGGTGATCGAGGGGTCGTCGAAGTAGGACCCGTCCCAGGACTTGACCTCCTCCCAGGCCGTCGCGCCGACGATCGCCTTGACCGCCTCGAGCCGGTCGCGTCCGACGAGGAGAGAGCGCTTGACCCCGCCGATCTCGGCGGCGACCAAGGTGTACTTGAGCAGCGGGTTGAAGGCGGCGGCCCGGTTGGCCGGCAAGGTCCAGGGCGTCGTCGTCCAGACCACGAGCTCGGCGCCGTCGAGCAGCTGCTTGTCGCTCTTGGCGGCCTCGGCCTTGAAAGGCCGGAGCTTGAGCGCGACGTACACCGAGGGAGAGGTCTTGTCCTTGTACTCGACCTCGGCGTCGGCGAGCGCGGTCTCGCACGTCGGGCACCAGAGCACGGGCTTGAGGCCCCGGTAGACGTGGCCCTTCTGCACGAGCAGGCGGAAGGCGCGCAGTATCTTCGCCTCGTACCCGCGGGACATCGTCTTGTAGGGGTTCTCCCAGTCGCCGAGCAGGCCGAGGCGCTTGAACTCCGAGCGCTGCAGGCCGATGAAGCGCTCCGCGAAGGCGGCGGCGTCACGGCGGAACTTGGGGATGTCGGTGACCCCGCGCTTACTCATCTTCATCTCCTTGAGCAAGGCGGTCTCGATCGGCAGGCCGTGGCAGTCCCACCCGGGGACGTAGGGCGCGGAGTGGCCCATCAGCGCGCGGGCCTTCACGGTCATGTCCTTGAGCGTCTTGTTCAGGGCGTGGCCGATGTGGATGCTGCCGTTGGCGTACGGGGGCCCGTCGTGGAGGACGAAGGCGGGCCGGCCCTCCTGGCGCGCCCGCATCTTCTGATAGAGTCCCTCCTCCTCCCAGACTTTCAGGAGCTCCGGCTCGCGCCTGGCGAGGTCCCCCTTCATGGGGAAATCGGTCTTCGGCAGGTTGATGGTCGCCGACCAGTCGGTGCGCGCTTCGGGCATGATGGGCATCCTACAATTTTTGATAGTATCCCCTCCATGGACACCTTCATCGCCGTCTGCCTGGCCCTGATCGTCGTCGAGCTCGCCGTGATGGTCGGCGTCTTCGTCGTCGTGATGCTGCGCGTCAAGGACGCCGCCGCCGCCGTCGAGGTCGCCGCGTACCGCGTCGACCAGGAGGTCCTGTCCGTGGGAGAGACCTTCCGCTCCGGCTGGGGCGGCGCGCTGAGGACGGTCATCTCCGCCGGCTTGTCGTTCCTCCGCCGCTGACATGTCCGCGCTGAGATCGATCAAGCGCTGGTTCGTCGACCCCCAGTTCGCGCGCAAGAAGGAGTTCCTGCGCTCGCTGGAGATCTTCAAGGACCTCCGGGACCGGGAGCTCGGCTACCTCGTCTCGGCCCTGCATTCCCGCACCTACCGCGAGGGGGAGATCGTCTTCGTCGAGGGCGACATCGGCCGCGCCCTGTTCGTGCTCGAGTCCGGCGCCGTCGAGCTGACCCGGCCGTCGCCGGGCGAGACGCCCGTGCTCCTTTATAGGCTCAAGCCGGGCGACTTCTTCGGGGAGATGGCCCTGCTCGAGTCCCTGCC from Elusimicrobiota bacterium includes these protein-coding regions:
- a CDS encoding cyclic nucleotide-binding domain-containing protein, with protein sequence MSALRSIKRWFVDPQFARKKEFLRSLEIFKDLRDRELGYLVSALHSRTYREGEIVFVEGDIGRALFVLESGAVELTRPSPGETPVLLYRLKPGDFFGEMALLESLPRTATATATEKTRLHLLYKSKLDSLLQSEPRIGVTIMRHLARLLSARLRRMNADPKSVIGKND